The nucleotide sequence AACTTAAGAGCGTTTTCAATTGAAGCGTTAAAGGAAATAATAAAAGAAATCAGAAAACCGGCCACCGCGATAAAGAGAATACCGAGAGCTGGAATAAACCTGGTTAAACTACTATAAAGCGCTCCCGCCAACACCCCGCCTTTTTCAATAGATATGTATGATCCTAATAGCAAAAACGACACCCAAAAAGTTAGAGCCCCAAATAGCACTCGCAGTTCAATTAGCGGGAGTTTTAGCCGGCGCCACAAAATTAAACCGGTAAAGATAAGTAACACCGGTATAAACCAACTGCCCCAACCAAAGAGATGTTTTATATAATTACTGGGAGCGGAATTGCTGCCGGAATAAAGGAGCAACCCGGTTAACAGGGCAGCTAAAATGAGAAGGACCGAGGCAGTAGAAGTAACACTGCCTTTCTTTAATTTAAATTTAATCGCTCGTTTTCGTCCCCTGGCCACCCTTTAATTGTAGCAGAAAGATTGGAATTACTTGAAGACTTGTTTAGAGGAAGAAATTATTTAACCTTGTATCGAATCCGCTTGCGTTTGGCTTTGGGGTTGTTGGCCGGATTTTTGACGCCGCGCTTCCAACCGAGCCCCTTGGTTAAACGACTTTGACCGCCTTGAAAGAAAGCCGAAATTTTACCGGTACCCTCACGACTATTTTGACCCTTATCACCCCGCCCAGATTTAGAACCCTTGCCGGAGCCATAGCCTTGACCAAGACGCTTGTTTGGTTTATTCCAGCCTTTTAATTGTGGTAAAGAATGTATGGTAATCATGTTCTCTTAGCAATTGTGGCTGACAATAATTTTAAAGCCTTCACTGTAGCGTAAGCGTTATTAATTTTGTTGTTATTACCAAGCATTTTAGCGGAAACATCGTGCACCCCGCCCAAATCCAAAATAATCCGTAAAGCGCCACCGGCAATAAGTCCACTGCCCGCGGGAGCCGGCTTTAAAAGAACAGAAGCCCCACCAAACTTCGTAGCTACCACTCCGGGAATAGTGTTATTACGCAGCGGAATAGTAAATAACGCCCGCTTCGCTTTGGAAACAGCCTTATGAAGAGCTGTTGCGACCTCGGGAGCTTTGCCTAAAGCAACACCAACTTGACCTTTGCGATTTCCAATACACACCAAGACCGCATAACCAACTTTATTTCCACCCTTAATTTTTTTACTGGTCCGATTATTTTGGATAATCTTTTCTTCGTATTCACTTTTTTCCCGTGGTTGATAAGCCATAATTTTAAATTATTAAACCTGCCGCGCGAATGCCATCCGCGAGACGTGCGACCCGACCATGATACAAATAACCGTTACGATCAAAAACACCTGATTTAATTCCCGCCTTAATAGACTTTTCGCCAAAGAGTTTTCCCACTAATTCCGCCCGCTCTGATTTATTCTTTTTTTGCTCCGCGGCCGTTAAATCAAAATCTGAAGCGTAGGCTAAAGTGGCCGCTTTATCATCGTTGATTGCCTGCACGATCATTCGAGTATTAGTGCGACGAACGCTAATTCGAGGACTTTCGGACGAACCCCAAACCTTGGCCCGGACTCGGATCTTGCGTCTTTCTAAATTTGTTCTTTTAGTTACAGCAGCCATAAAATTACTTGCTAGCGCCGGCCTTCCCCGACTTCCCGGCCTTACGACGAATTATCTCACCGGCGTATTTAATTCCTTTACCCTTGTACGGTTCCGGTTTGCGAATCTTTCGAATCTTGGCGGCCGTTTGGCCCACTAAATTCTTGCTGTTACCGCTTAACGTTATTTTAGTGTTAGCCTCCACAACAGCAGTAATGCCCTCGGGAATCTCAAAAAGAACCACGTGTGAATAGCCAGCGGTAACTTCTAAAATTTGACCTTTAACAATCGATTTAAAACCAACCCCGACCATTTCCAAGGATTTAGTCCAACCGGTTGAGACCCCAATGACGGCGTTATTAATTAGAGCCCGAGTGGTACCCCAAGACGGATACAGTAGCTCTTTTTCACAAGTGACGTTGACTTTATCGTCCTGTACGTTAACGTGAATTCCTTGGGGAAAAGAGACCATTTGATCCCCTTTAGACCCATGCACCAAAACTTCACGGTCCTTAACCGTTACGGCAACACCCATTGGTATTACGACCGGTAATTTTCCAATTCTAGACATAATAAATAATTACCAAACTTCAAATAAAACTTCGCCGCCAATTTTTAATTTTCGAGCTTCACGATCAGTTAAGATGCCTTTTGGAGTAGACAAAACAGCCACTCCCATGCCTCCCAGCACCGGATTTAAATCTGCGTAACCTTTGTAAACCCGTAAGCCGGATTTAGAAATCCGTCGAATTCCTGATAATTTACTTGTAGGCATTACATGCAAACTTTTATAGCTAACTTTGCTTTCTTTAAAAACTCTGACCTCTGAAACATAACCAAGTTTTTCGAGCAACTTGGCAATATGCTCATTAAGCTTTGTTAAAGGTAGTTCTACCGCTTTTTGAGTGGCGGCGGCGTTTTTAATTCTAATTATAAAATCGGCAACAGTATCATTAACCATATTATATTTTAGCTACTCCCGGTATCTCGCCTTTAAGCGCAAGTTCTCGAAAACAGATCCTACAAATTCCAAAACGGCGAATAAAACCGTGCCTCCGACCACAAAGCGCACAGCGGTTATACTTGCGAGTCGAAAATTTCGGGGTTTGCTTTTGTTTAATTACCAAACATTTTTTAGCCATAAATATTAAACCTTGCCTTTTATGAAAGGCATTCCCAATGAGGTTAAGAATGACCTGGCCTCATCATCAGTCTTACAATTAGTCCCAATAGTCACTTCCAAACCCTTTATTTTCGTTGCTCTGTTCGGGTCGATCTCCGGAAAAATAGAGTGCTCGGAAATACCCAGTGTATAATTACCGGCCCCATCAAAAGATTTAGGAGAAACGCCTCTAAAATCTCGGACTCGTGGTAACACTACTTGAATTAATTTATCCAAAAAAGCCTTGGCCCTGGGCCCCCGCAAAGTACAAGTTAAACCAATTAATTCTCCCTCTCGTAATTTAAAGTTAGAAATGGCGAGTCTTGATTTACGAGCAAAAGCTTTTTGGCCGCAAATTAACGCCAATTCGTTAGTTGACTCTTCTACAAAAGCCTTATCGTCTTTTACGCGTCCGATTCCCATATTAACGTTTATCTTCGTTATGGAAGCTTTATTCATAATACTTCTCCGCATTTTTTGCAAGCCCTCACTTTTTTACCCTCTACAAATTTAAAGCCGATTCGAGATACTTTGTTGCATTTAGAACAGATAATGGCAACATTACTGGCGTCAATTGGTTTGGCAATCTTAATTCGACCGCCTTCTTTATTCTGTGCGTTTTTCTTAACATGTTGAGTGGCCATATTAACACCTTCGATTAATACTTGGCCGGATTTAGGAAACACCACGCCAACGACACCTTCGTGACCACGATCTTTACCGGATAATACTTTTACTTTATCGTTAATTCTAATTTTCATAGACAATTACCAAACTTCGGGCGCTAAAGAAATAATTTTAGCAAATCCTAAATCACGTAACTCCCGAGCCACCGGCCCAAAAATCCGAGTCCCCAAAGGATTACCATCTTTATCAATGACCACCCCAGCGTTATCGTCAAAACGGACATAAGAGCCGTCACTGCGCCGCACTTCTTTCCGAGTTCGCACAATAACCACTTTTACCATTTCTCGATCTTTAACCGCTCCTGTCGGAACCGCTCCCCGAACGACGCATTTTATCACATCGCCCAAACGAGCGATTCTTTTACCGGTGGGACCGGGAAAAGAAATAGTCATTAAGCTATCGGCTCCGCTATTATCAGCTACCACTAAACGAGTGCGGATTTGAATCATTTTAGAACCTCCGTCACTATAAAATGCTTCCGATGGCTTAAAGGACGACAAGGATTAATAACCACTTTATTACCGATAACGACCTTAATAGCTTCCGGAAGATGGGCTAGAACCCTCTTATGAAACTTGATGCGTTTCCCGTATTTTGGGTCCTTTTTAGGAACGCTGTACTCAACGGTCACCGTCTTCAAAAGTTTAAAACTCACAATTTTTCCAGTTAAGGCTTTTTTATTCATAATTAATTTTCTAATAATTCTTTTTCGGCAATAATTGTTTTCGCTTGAGCGATTGTCCGCCGTAATTTAGACAGCTCACTGGTATTTTTCGATTTATCTAAAATAATATCCATTTTAGTGCGAGCCAGCTTCATTTCCGTCTCCGCGACCATTTTTTTTAATTCGGTAATAGATTGTTTTCTTACTTCTATGGCTTTAATCATAAAATCTCACTGGTTACAAAAACCACTTTAGTAGCAATTGGTAATTTATGGCTGGCCCGAGTTAAAGCTGTTGCCATCGTTTCCCGAGGAAGCCCGCTCATTTCCAGGACCAATTTTCCGGGAGTAATGACGGCCGCGTAGTGATCAACTGCTCCCTTACCACTACCCATCCGCACCCCAATG is from candidate division WWE3 bacterium and encodes:
- a CDS encoding uL15 family ribosomal protein, translating into MITIHSLPQLKGWNKPNKRLGQGYGSGKGSKSGRGDKGQNSREGTGKISAFFQGGQSRLTKGLGWKRGVKNPANNPKAKRKRIRYKVK
- a CDS encoding 30S ribosomal protein S5; amino-acid sequence: MAYQPREKSEYEEKIIQNNRTSKKIKGGNKVGYAVLVCIGNRKGQVGVALGKAPEVATALHKAVSKAKRALFTIPLRNNTIPGVVATKFGGASVLLKPAPAGSGLIAGGALRIILDLGGVHDVSAKMLGNNNKINNAYATVKALKLLSATIAKRT
- the rplR gene encoding 50S ribosomal protein L18, yielding MAAVTKRTNLERRKIRVRAKVWGSSESPRISVRRTNTRMIVQAINDDKAATLAYASDFDLTAAEQKKNKSERAELVGKLFGEKSIKAGIKSGVFDRNGYLYHGRVARLADGIRAAGLII
- the rplF gene encoding 50S ribosomal protein L6, producing MSRIGKLPVVIPMGVAVTVKDREVLVHGSKGDQMVSFPQGIHVNVQDDKVNVTCEKELLYPSWGTTRALINNAVIGVSTGWTKSLEMVGVGFKSIVKGQILEVTAGYSHVVLFEIPEGITAVVEANTKITLSGNSKNLVGQTAAKIRKIRKPEPYKGKGIKYAGEIIRRKAGKSGKAGASK
- the rpsH gene encoding 30S ribosomal protein S8; translated protein: MVNDTVADFIIRIKNAAATQKAVELPLTKLNEHIAKLLEKLGYVSEVRVFKESKVSYKSLHVMPTSKLSGIRRISKSGLRVYKGYADLNPVLGGMGVAVLSTPKGILTDREARKLKIGGEVLFEVW
- a CDS encoding type Z 30S ribosomal protein S14, which produces MAKKCLVIKQKQTPKFSTRKYNRCALCGRRHGFIRRFGICRICFRELALKGEIPGVAKI
- the rplE gene encoding 50S ribosomal protein L5 → MNKASITKINVNMGIGRVKDDKAFVEESTNELALICGQKAFARKSRLAISNFKLREGELIGLTCTLRGPRAKAFLDKLIQVVLPRVRDFRGVSPKSFDGAGNYTLGISEHSIFPEIDPNRATKIKGLEVTIGTNCKTDDEARSFLTSLGMPFIKGKV
- the rplX gene encoding 50S ribosomal protein L24, whose protein sequence is MSMKIRINDKVKVLSGKDRGHEGVVGVVFPKSGQVLIEGVNMATQHVKKNAQNKEGGRIKIAKPIDASNVAIICSKCNKVSRIGFKFVEGKKVRACKKCGEVL
- the rplN gene encoding 50S ribosomal protein L14, yielding MIQIRTRLVVADNSGADSLMTISFPGPTGKRIARLGDVIKCVVRGAVPTGAVKDREMVKVVIVRTRKEVRRSDGSYVRFDDNAGVVIDKDGNPLGTRIFGPVARELRDLGFAKIISLAPEVW
- a CDS encoding uS17 family ribosomal protein: MNKKALTGKIVSFKLLKTVTVEYSVPKKDPKYGKRIKFHKRVLAHLPEAIKVVIGNKVVINPCRPLSHRKHFIVTEVLK
- the rpmC gene encoding 50S ribosomal protein L29; translated protein: MIKAIEVRKQSITELKKMVAETEMKLARTKMDIILDKSKNTSELSKLRRTIAQAKTIIAEKELLEN